One part of the Oenanthe melanoleuca isolate GR-GAL-2019-014 chromosome 26, OMel1.0, whole genome shotgun sequence genome encodes these proteins:
- the WNT2B gene encoding protein Wnt-2b: MLSSNRLEASPGIAVAPGRAECGAFPRTAGAAPRLCLPLVLLLLALTPCADSSWWYIGALGARVICDNIPGLVNKQRQLCQRYPDIMQSVGEGAKEWIRECQHQFRHHRWNCSTLDRDHTVFGRVMLRSSREAAFVYAISSAGVVYAITRACSQGDLKVCSCDPLKRGRAKDERGEFDWGGCSDNINYGIRFAKAFVDAKEKKVKDARALMNLHNNRCGRMAVKRFLKLECKCHGVSGSCTLRTCWLAMSDFRKTGDYLRKKYNGAIQVTMNQDGTGFTVANKNFRKPTKTDLVYFENSPDYCVMDKSAGSLGTAGRVCSKASRGTDGCEVMCCGRGYDTTRVTRVTKCECKFHWCCAVRCKECQDTVDVHTCKAPKRAEWLDQT; encoded by the exons ATGCTCAGCTCAAACCGCCTGGAAGCGTCTCCTGGGATTGCCGTGGCCCCCGGGCGTGCGGAGTGCGGAGCCTTCCCTCGGACGGCGGGCGCGGCCCCCCGGCTTTGCCTTCCCCTCGTCCTCCTGCTGCTCGCCCTGACGCCCTGCGCCGACTCCTCGTGGTG GTACATCGGGGCCCTGGGCGCCAGGGTGATCTGTGACAACATCCCCGGGCTGGTGAACAAGCAGCGCCAGCTCTGCCAGCGCTACCCTGACATCATGCAGTCGGTCGGGGAGGGAGCCAAGGAGTGGATCCGGGAGTGCCAGCACCAATTCCGGCACCACCGCTGGAACTGCAGCACCCTGGACCGCGACCACACCGTCTTCGGCCGGGTCATGCTGCGAA gcagcagggaggccGCCTTTGTCTACGCCATCTCCTCGGCTGGGGTGGTCTATGCCATCACGCGCGCCTGCAGCCAGGGCGACCTCAAGGTCTGCAGCTGTGACCCACTCAAGAGGGGCCGCGCCAAGGACGAGCGTGGGGAGTTCGACTGGGGCGGCTGCAGCGACAACATCAACTACGGCATCCGCTTTGCCAAAGCTTTCGTGGATGCCAAGGAGAAAAAAGTGAAGGATGCCCGGGCACTGATGAACCTGCACAATAACCGCTGTGGGAGGATG GCTGTGAAGCGCTTCCTGAAGCTGGAGTGCAAATGCCACGGGGTCAGCGGCTCCTGCACACTAAGGACTTGTTGGCTGGCAATGTCAGATTTTCGAAAAACAGGGGATTACCTAAGGAAGAAATACAATGGGGCCATCCAGGTGACAATGAATCAGGATGGCACTGGCTTCACAGTGGCCAACAAGAACTTCAGGAAGCCCACAAAAACAGACCTGGTGTATTTTGAGAACTCACCTGATTACTGTGTGATGGACAAGTCAGCAG GCTCCCTGGGCACGGCCGGCCGCGTCTGCAGCAAGGCGTCGCGCGGCACCGACGGCTGCGAGGTGATGTGCTGCGGGCGCGGCTATGACACCACACGCGTCACCCGCGTCACCAAGTGCGAGTGCAAGTTCCACTGGTGCTGCGCCGTGCGCTGCAAGGAGTGCCAGGACACTGTGGACGTGCACACCTGCAAAGCGCCCAAACGGGCCGAGTGGCTGGACCAGACCTGA